The stretch of DNA TTGATAGGCCGTCTGGTTTAGCTTATAACAATGAGACACTTTATATCGCGGATCGCGTCGCCATTTGGGCGGTGGATATTAAGACAAGGACAAAATCAAAACTTGCACCCTTATCAGCCAGCGGTGCAGACGCCGCCCCTCGCCCGCTCGCGCTGTCCAATAACAACATCATTATTGGCCTGTCATTTACCACCGCCGAAAAACGCCATAGCCGTCTTATCAGCATAGACCCACAGACAGGCATAGCGAGCTTGGTCAAGCAGATTGATGACGCGCCGCTATCAACACTCGCCGTTCAAACATCAGGGCAGATTTGGGCCGGAGTCGGCACGCAGCTTATTCCCATCATGGCTGGTGATTTGGCTTTTCCGATTATCAGTGGCGCGCCTATCACAGGGCTGACTTTTGGATCTAAAGACAGCTTTCCTAGCGATTGGCCAGAGGCCTTACGCGGGCGCATCTATCTTAGCACGGGACAGTCAAACACAGCGCGGGGCGGGTTTTCTATTCTGACGCTCGCCTCTGAATTCGGCGCACCCGCAGCATCAGTGGAGGTTTTCGCCGACGGATTTTACAATGCACGCAATCAAAGCCTGTGGGGGCAGCCAGGGGCGCTCTTACCGACAGCGAACGGCCTGATTATGGCAGACCGCTTTGGCGCGCTTTGGCGGATCGGGCTTGATGACCGCCCCGTCCAAGCCCCGCGCCGCAGCATCAGCCAACCCCTGCCTGATTTACCAGTACAAAAGCCGTCCCGTCCACGCGGGGAAACAACCCCTATGGCGGGCAGTCAGATTAGCGGCAGCACCATCACCACAGGCTCGACCATTGCCGTGGGATCACAACTGATCAAAGAGTTTGAGGAGAAAGAAGCCGCAAAAAAAGAAGCCGCAGACAAAGAAGCCGAAGAGAAAGCGCAAGCGATTGATGATGCGGCAAAGAAAAACGCCCCCGATTAAAGTCAGAGGCGTTTAAAGTCAGAGGCGTTTACGTTAAATATTCTGGCCAGACCTTATTGGTTAGGCGGAACGTAGGTATCGCTCGCCGGGTCAACATTTGGATCAAAGGCTTGAACGCTTGGCGTCTCAATATCCTCGATAACTACGGTGCCGCTTGATAGTAACCCGCGACGCCGCAGCACTTCACGTTTTTGCGACAGCTCACGGATGAGACGCTGTACTTCATTAGGCAGTTGCATGGAATCAAGCGGTGTGCCGCTATCCAAGTCACGGACGTCACCCGTCGCAATACGCGGACGGTCACCCCCCATAAGATCAGCAATAACGTCGTCATAACGGTCAATTTTGAACGGCTTGCCAGAGGCCAGTTCAACGCGGACTTCTTCTGCTGCATGTTTCATCAAATGCGCGTCTAAATCACGCTCCCAATTTGGGAAATAGAACGGCTGTGCCTCCGCGTATAAACGCGAGACTTCGCGCGCTCCGCTGGTTTCGTTAAAGCCGCGCAAGGAATTAACAAACTCGCTGGCTTGCAACGACAGTACAGCGTTTACATTGCTGGCTTTATAAGCGTAATCCTGCAGACCCGGTGAGCCGATATCGCCGTAAAAGAACCCATAGATAGTTTCTGGATTTGTCCAATTGGGAAAGACGATACGCTCCCGAATATCGCGTAGCGATAGGGGCGTGCCTTTGATATTCAATAGCTTTGCATCATGTAGCGGCACACCATTAACAGTCATTCTAGACGGGCGGCGCACAGGATATTGCAGCGCAATCTGTTCTATCAATTTCACATTGTGAAGGTTCAACCAGAAGGCCAATTGCTCATCCCGGGACATATTGACCAAATTGATTTGGTTACCAATTCGTTCAAGGTCGGCGCGGTAATCAATGATGGCTTGACGATATTCATCACCAAGGAATGAGAAGCTGACGCGGCTCCCTTCTAGGCGGTAGGCTGAGCGGTGCCCCCGAATAAAGCGCGTGCCTGTCGCCCCTTGGGGCTTGCCAAGATAACGGCGTGTCGACGCCCCAAAACGCAGCACGGAATTATCGAGGGCTTCGTCCAACACTGAATAATCCAAACGCGTGCGAGAGGTGAAGGCCTGTGGGGCAAATTGAGCTAACGGCGTGGGTTTAGCCTTTGGCGTGTAGCCATTAATCATAACCCCGGCACTCATTTGTGGATTAACGGTCTGCGCATAGCTTGGCGTTGTAAGGCTCGGCACAAATAGGCTCAGTGCCGCCCCGAGAACCAACACCGATGAAGTCTTAAAAAATCTAGTCCGCATAGCGTTTCTCCAAAAGGTCGTCACGTGGCACTTGTTAAAGCATTAAGCGTGGCAATATCATAATAATTATTGTTTATCAATAAAAATTTATCTTATAAAGATGATACGCGCCAGCCTGCGGTCTTGGACTTAAGCGCGGCATTTAATTTCGTCACCCGGTGATTGACCCGCGCGGTCTGCAGCATTTTCGCATCACCTCTGACTGATAATGCCGCTTTATTATCCTCTACTGTCAGGGTGAAAGCGGGGAGTAAATCGGCGGAACGTCCGCTAGCCACGACGGCCAACCGTATCGCTAAACCGTATATCGTCGCTGCGCGGCGCGCCGCTGGACTGAGCAACGCCTTGATAGCGGCTTCATTGGGTGTGCGCGATTGATTGGTAAAGGACCGGAATAATATTAGCGCAAGATAAGCGCGAAGCTCATGGCTAAGCCCTGCAATCGGCGCGTATAAAATTTCTTCAAAGACTAGCTCCGCACGGTAGGTCGGATGACGGCCCTTTCCAATACCGACGAGCAAGCACGCCGCATATCGGACGCGCTCTTCCATGTCAGCTTCGAAATGACGCGGAAAAGACGCGGATGCGGCGCGAAGAAAGTCACAAAGCGGTGCCGCAAATCCTTCGGCCGATAAATTGCCTTTGGCCAAATCCTGACAACCGTCATGCAAGGCATCGCGTGCACGCTGCGCAGGCGTTATGGCGCTGTAAATCAAGCCCTCGCGCAGCCCTGTGGCAGATATGATAATCTTTGACGGCTGCATAATATCTATCATCACATCCAGCAGTAGCGCCCCATAAGGCAGGGTTTCAGACCGCTTGCTCGAAATATCGGGCCAGCGCATCACATCCTCTCGCCCAGGACCAAAAGCCCAACGGGAGAGCGAGCGCGCCTCCTTGGTCGACAGGCGGTAACTTTGTAATGTGCGCAACGGATAATCTGTGCGGTCTTGGTGTATCGCAGCCAGATTGCGCCACGCCCCACCAATCAGATAAAGCGTCTCGCCTTTCGGATTAAGCGCGTTAAAATCACTATTGGATAAAGCCGTCGTGATGGCTGCGCGAAGGGTTTTTGGATTAAATTCTGTCTCGCGCAAATCATGGCCCAGCATCTGAAACGGCCCAATGGGCAGGCTTAGCCCTGCCCCGGGCTGTCCGCCCCCAACACGAATAAGCTCCAGACTGGCCCCGCCCAAATCCGCAGCAATGCCGTCCGCCTTTGGCATGGCCGCCAGCAGACCAAGCGCGGAAATACGCGCTTCTTCTGGCCCTGATATGGGTTCAATCGTAAGTCCCGTATCCGCCTTTAT from Fretibacter rubidus encodes:
- a CDS encoding DUF547 domain-containing protein, giving the protein MRTRFFKTSSVLVLGAALSLFVPSLTTPSYAQTVNPQMSAGVMINGYTPKAKPTPLAQFAPQAFTSRTRLDYSVLDEALDNSVLRFGASTRRYLGKPQGATGTRFIRGHRSAYRLEGSRVSFSFLGDEYRQAIIDYRADLERIGNQINLVNMSRDEQLAFWLNLHNVKLIEQIALQYPVRRPSRMTVNGVPLHDAKLLNIKGTPLSLRDIRERIVFPNWTNPETIYGFFYGDIGSPGLQDYAYKASNVNAVLSLQASEFVNSLRGFNETSGAREVSRLYAEAQPFYFPNWERDLDAHLMKHAAEEVRVELASGKPFKIDRYDDVIADLMGGDRPRIATGDVRDLDSGTPLDSMQLPNEVQRLIRELSQKREVLRRRGLLSSGTVVIEDIETPSVQAFDPNVDPASDTYVPPNQ
- a CDS encoding Ppx/GppA family phosphatase; translated protein: MVARDTHAKSGRIGVLDIGSNSIRLVIYDIFGAAFTPIYNEKVLAGLGRSLRETGRLNPHGKGQARQALMRFKRIADAQNVDRLMIGATAALREAKDASAFLAQIKADTGLTIEPISGPEEARISALGLLAAMPKADGIAADLGGASLELIRVGGGQPGAGLSLPIGPFQMLGHDLRETEFNPKTLRAAITTALSNSDFNALNPKGETLYLIGGAWRNLAAIHQDRTDYPLRTLQSYRLSTKEARSLSRWAFGPGREDVMRWPDISSKRSETLPYGALLLDVMIDIMQPSKIIISATGLREGLIYSAITPAQRARDALHDGCQDLAKGNLSAEGFAAPLCDFLRAASASFPRHFEADMEERVRYAACLLVGIGKGRHPTYRAELVFEEILYAPIAGLSHELRAYLALILFRSFTNQSRTPNEAAIKALLSPAARRAATIYGLAIRLAVVASGRSADLLPAFTLTVEDNKAALSVRGDAKMLQTARVNHRVTKLNAALKSKTAGWRVSSL